CCGCGACCGCCTGCGCCTGGCGCGCCCAGCGGATCAGGGGCGGGATGCCGTCCTCGGCGATGCAGCCCTCGTCGGTCTCCGCGTGGCCGATCACCCGCGCCTCCGGCATGGCGACGGCGAGCGGCGCGGCGATGCTCTGGGCGGTGCCGACCTGGAGCTTGCCGGCGCCGGCGCGAAGCGCGGCGGTGCCGGCGAGCAGGGCGGCGCCGGCCAGCTCGCGGCTGCCGGCGATGACGAGCAGCCGGCCGCGATCCTCCTTGCTCGAATCGTCGGCGACGCGCGGCAGCGGGAAGGCGCGAAGCGCTTCGGCGTCGAGGGTCTCGGCCTCGCTCATCGCGTGCCGACGATCTCGTCGGGCTCGGCGGTGACCGGCGCCTGCTCCTGCTCGAGCGGCGCGGCGAAATTGTAGCGGACCAGGCTCGGCACGCATTCGCGCTCGTCGTCGGGCTCGAATTCATATTCGCAGATGCCGCAGTTGAGCACCGCGCTCTGCTTGTCGATCGCCAGCACCGCCGCCTCGTCGAGCTCCTCGAGGATGTAGCGCAGGCACAGCACCACGACCTGGTGGCAGACGATCAGCACCCGCCGGTCGGCATGGTGGAGGCTGACCGTGTCGACGGCGCTGCGCAGGCGCAGGATGACGTCGGCCCAGCTCTCGCCGCCGGGCGGGCGGTGATAGAACTTGCCCAGCAGGCGCCGGTGCTCGGCCTGCTCGGGAAAGCGCTGCTGCACGCCGATGGGGGTGAGCCGGTCGAGGATGCCGAATTCGCGCTCGCGCAGCCGCTCGTCGACGATCAGCTCCTCCTCGGGGTCCTCGGTCCCTCCCGACGCGCGGACCAGCTCGGCGGTGCGGCGCGCGCGCACGTAGGGCGAGACGAGGACCACGGTGGGGCGCTCCGACGGCGGCATGGCGGCGAACCAGCGGCCCAGCGCGGCGGCCTGCTCCTCGCCGCGCGGGCTCAGCGGCACGTCCACGTCGCGCTGGGCGATCTGCACCATCGCCAGCCCGGCGGCGCGCGCGGCCGCGGCGGCCACGTTCCCCGCGCTCTCGCCGTGCCGCACGATCCACATCACGTCCGGCCAGGTCTGCTCCATCGCAAGGATCGGGGGACTGGGAACAGGGGGACAGGGGACAGCAGGAAGAGCCGTCGCCCCTCCCCTCCCGTGCGTTTCCGGGGGGCGACCGGGTCAAGGAGCGTACCACCGTCCGCTGCATCCGCGCGACGACCGACGCGGCGCGGCATCGGCCTCGTCTCCGCGCGGCGGGCGAGATGCGAGCGCACCCTCGATCCTCATCCGCCGTCGACCATCTCATCCCATCCGCCGGCGCGACGTCCTCCCCGATCTCCCAACCTGATGCGAGTGAACGGCTTCGGGGGCTGGGGACGTCGACCCCCTCCCGGTCGTCCATCCGCACGGATTCACCGCTGACGACCGCCGTCGCGGTTGATCGGGAACCGCGCGCGGTAGTTGCATCTCCCCGGCCCGACCGACCGGATCTTCCGCCATCCCGATCCCCCCTGAGGCGATGGCCGTGCACCGCCATTCCCATCTCCCCACCCTCCGCCGGCCCGGCGCGGCAGCGCTGCTGGCGCTGCTGTGCGCGTGCGGCGACGCGCTGCAGCCGCAGCCCCCCGGCGCCGCGAAGGCGCCCGGGATCGTGCCCGAGCTGGTGGGCGCCCCCTTCACGCAGGCGTCGTTCTACGCGCGCAACGTGTGGGACATGCAGCTCTTCGGCGGGCTGATCTGGCTGGGCCACGGCGACAGCATCGACAACTGGGGCCCCATCCCCATCTGGTCGCTCGACCCCGCCACCGGCGCGCTGGCCACCGGCTTCACCGCCGACGACGAGCAGGTGGACCTCTTTCGCGTGCTGGGCGGGCAGCTCTACGTTCCCGGCCACGACCCGCGCGGCGACTGGTCGATGGGCGAGTTCTACCGCCTGGAGGCGGGCGGCTGGGTGAAGCACCGCACGCTGCCGCACGGGCTGCACGCGTTCGACCTGGCGCTGTACGGCGGCCGCCTGTTCGCGGCGCTGGGCACCGAGGCCACGCCCGGCGAGGAGACGGTGCTGGAGTCGGGCGACGGCGGCGCGCAGTGGACGGCGGTGACGGACGAGGTCGAGCGGGTGTACACCTTCTTCGACCTGGGCGGCGAGCTGTACGCCGCGCCCCCGCTGCGCAACGCGGCGCCGTCGGACTCCAGCCGCCCGCTGCTGCGCTACGACGGCGCCCGCTTCGTGCGCACGGGGCTGTACGGCACGACGCTCCTTCCCGGCGTGGACGCGGGGGAGAAGGGGCGGATGCTGCGGACCACGGCGTTCGGCGGCGCGCTGGCGTACGTGTCGGCGCAGAGCACCTTCGACTGGGTGCCGAAGTCGCTGGTGGTGGCGCGCGACCTGGCCGACATCCACCGCGTGGCGCTCCCCGACGCGGCCGCGGTGCCGTACGACCTGCTCGTCCGCGGCGGCGTGCTGTACCTGCTGGCGGCGGCGCCTGCGGACGGCGGCGGCTACACGGTGCGCGTCTACTCCACCGGCGACCTGGAGCACTGGCGCGAGCTCTTCCACTTCGCCGCGCCCACGTTCGCGCGGTCGTTCGAGGAGAGCGGCGGCGACTTCTTCTTCGGGCTGGGATGCAGCTACACCGCGCCGTCGGCCGCATCGGGGCGGATCCTGCGGGTGCGCCGCGCCAGCTGGACGGGGTGACGCGAGGGCGGCGCCGCGCGTCGTCCGTCCACGCGCGGGCGATGCGATCCACGAGACGAGACGAGGGCTGATGGGGGGACGATTCAACCGCGGCGCGGCCGGGGCAGCGCTGCTCGCGGGTCTTGCCGCGTGCTCGGGAGACGGCACGGGCGGCGGCGGGGAGACGGGCTTCACCACCGCGCAGCCCGCGCTGGCGACGGCGCTGGGCGGCGCCACGGTGCAGCCGATCCTGAGCGTGGGCGATTCGCTCCCCTCGGGCTTCGTCTATCCCCCGAGCCCCGACGGGCTGGGAGGCTACCTGGAAGGCGGACGGCTGGTGCTGTTCAACGCGCACGAGCTGAGCGCCGGCGGCGTGCCGACCACGGACGGGGGCGTGCGCTTCGCCGGGGCGCGGGTGTCGCGGCTGGTGCTGGACCCCGGGACGCGCTCCGTGCTCTCCGCCGGCACCGTGGTGGACGGCCCGGCGGGATACCGCAACTTCTGCTCGGCCACCTTCGCCGGCGCCGAGGTGGGGCTTCCCGGTGGCTGGTTCCTCGTCGGCGAGGAGGCCACCGGCGCGGGGAAGGACGGGATGCAGATCGCCGTGGGGAAGGGCGGGCAGGTGGTGGAGATGCCGTGGATCGGCCGCTTCGCCCACGAGAACCTGGTGGCGATCCCCGGCTTCCCCGGTCGCGTGGTGCTCGCGGGGCTGGACGACACGCGCGGCGTCTCGGAGCTGTACCTGTACGTGGCCGCGAGCGAGGCGGACGTGCTGGCGGGGCGGGGGACGCTGTACGTCTTCACCTCGTCCGCCGCGGCGAACGTGGGCCAGCTCGCGGCGGGGCAGACGATCGACGGGCGCTTCGCGGCGATCGCCAACGCGGCGTCGCTGACCTCGGCGCAGCTCCAGGCGGCGGTGGACGCGCTCGGCGCCTTCCGCTTCGTGGGGACGGAGGACGGCGACTACGACCGGCGCACGGGGATCTCCACCCCCGCGCTCTACTTCGCCGATACCGGCTCGGGGACGATCCCGTCGGCGGCGGCGCCGTGGGACCCGTTCGGCTCCATCTACCGGCTCGAGCTGGCGGCGGCGGACCCCACGCAGGCGCGGCTGACGCTGCTGGCGCGCTCGCCGGGCCCGGCGGCGGGGTGGGCGTCGCCCGACAACGTGGGGACGAGCCGGCGCAGCCTGATGGTGCAGGAAGACCCGTCGAACGCCGCGTTCGCGCGCGCGCCACGGGTGTGGCGCTTCCCGCTGAACGCGGACGGGTCGCTGGGCGCGCCGCAGGCCGTGGCGGAGCTGGCGAACCCCGACTGCACCTACAACTCGGGGTGCTGGGAGTCGAGCGGGATCGTCGACGCGAGCGCGTGGCTGGGCGACGGCGCGTGGCTGTTCGACGTCCAGGCGCACACCAAGCCCGTCCCCGCGATCGGCCTCACGCGCGAGAACGGCCAGCTGCTGTACCTGCGCGTGCCGGGGAGCTGAGGGCGGCTGCCGCAATTGATTGTGCATCCCGATCGGATGTCATTCCGAGCGGCGCCGCTGCTCCGAACCTCGATCGCGCGGCTGCCGGGCGGCGCCCGAGGAATCTGTGGCATGCGTCCGGGCGACAGGCGGCCTGCGGCTCGGAAGCCGGCCACAGATTCCTCAGGCGCCACGGCTTCGGCATGGAGGACAGGGCGGAGCAGCGCCTTCGGAATGACATTCCTTCGTCCACTGCACAGTCGATCCTGGAATCCGGTACGGGAAGGGGCCGGGCCGCCAGCGCCAGGTGCCGCGCGGGTCAGGGCTGGTTGGCCTTGAACATCTCCGCGAACCGCTGCGCGAGCCTGGGCAGCCGCGGATCGTCGCTGATCGCCGCCAGGAGAGGCCGGAACACGGGCGCAACGCGGACCGCCACGCGCCCGCCCGTGACCCTGGTGTGACGAATCAGGTAGAAGGCGATCTCGCGCTGGCTGCGGCCGCCTCCGTCCACCAGCCGCGCGACGAGCGCCTCGAAGCGCTGCCGCTCGTCGGGCCCCATGTCCATGTATTCGTTGCCGAGCGTGATGTTGGCCTCCCTCTGCATCTCCAGCGCGATGCGCCGGTGGATGCGCCCCCGGTCGGGGCGGTACCAGCCGATCTCGTCGAGGAGGGCGTACATGTCGGTCCCGTACACCTCCACCAGCCCCCGAAGCAGGTAGAAAAGCAGCGACTCGCGGAACAGCGTCCGCTGCTCGCCGGGCCTCGGGGCGAAGCGCGCGTATTCGGCGTCCACTCCGGGGCTGCACGCCTCGAGGTAGCCCATCAGGTCGCCCAGCAGCACGAGGGCGCGCGCCCTCTCCGCCTCCCACTCGGCGGCCGTATCCTCCTCGTCGGGATCCCGTACCCCCACGTCGGCGGTATCCAGCAGGGCGTCCGCGGCCAGTTCCGCCAGCGCGGGCGCAATTCCCAGCACTTCGCATCCGGACAGGGCGGGGAGCGCGGCGACGATCACCCGGTGGTCGCCGGCGGCCCGGAACAGCCTGCGCACCACGAACAGGAAGTACTGGGCGAGCGACCCGTCGCGCATCGCCTCGTAGTACGGCTGCAGGAACGTGAGCCGCGAGCGCAGGTCGAGCAGCCCGGGGCGAACCTCGGCGACGAAGTACACCAGCGCGAAGAGCGTCCGGCGGAGATCCGCGCCCAGCGCGTATCCCGGCACCCGGCCCACCAGGTCGCGCTGCAGTGCCTCGCTTGCGCGCGGCCCCGCGAACCACACGGCCGATCCGGGCGGCCGGTCGGTTTCCAGCGCCGACTGCATGAGCCACCGCACTCCCTCCGCCGACGCGTTGCCGTCCGGAACGCTGTCCGTGAGAAGCAGGAGGAACTGGAATACTCCGTCCTCCACGTCTCGCGATCCCACCGCCGTGAACCACGTCTCCAGCCGTGCGCGCGCCGCCTCGGCTTCGCCGGCCTGTCCGGCGGCCTCGAGGAGGCGCAGCGCCACGTGGTACTCCCAGAACATCTCGAAGTGGACGAGCATTCTCTCGACGATTCGCTCGAGCCCCCCGGTCGCGGTGCCGCCGTGCCTCTCCGGCCGGAGGAGGTTGGCCCGGGCCAGCACCTGCAGCGCGGCGCGCGCGTCGTCGAGCGAAAGACCGGGCTCGTCGGACGCCACCCGCGCAGCCAGCCGGGCGCTCTCGGGCGAGAAGTCTCCGGTGTCGGCCAGGTGCTGCACGACCGAGACGATGGCGTTGTTCACCACCAGCGCCGCGCGGTCGCGGTCGGTGCCGGAGGCGGCGAGCGCGTCGTAGTCGAACGCCTGGCGGCGCGTGCGCCAGAACGCCTCCACGAAATCCACGAAGTTGAGCGTGACGAGCTCCTCGGGCTTCAGCTTGAGGTCGATGGCCACGCGCGCCACGAAGGGGATGCTGAGGTAGCGGGCCGCGGCCTCGTTCTCGCCCAGCCACGCGATCTCGTCCGGGCCGGAATCCCACACGCGCCGCAGCATCTCGATCCCCACGTGCTCCCGGAGATTGACCTCGTCCAGCATCACCCATCCGGTGTCGCTGCGCGGGCCGTAGCGGGTCCAGAACGCGCCATGGCCGGCAACCGCGGGGTAGGTGGTGTGCTCGAGGGTGGCCAGCCAGTAGAGGGAGTGCAGGTGGGTGTGGCTCGAAACGGTGTCGACCAGCTCGTCGAGGAACGCCGGCCGCGCCGCGAGCCATTTCTGCAGGTCGTCCAGGATCAC
The Longimicrobium sp. DNA segment above includes these coding regions:
- a CDS encoding histidine phosphatase family protein gives rise to the protein MEQTWPDVMWIVRHGESAGNVAAAAARAAGLAMVQIAQRDVDVPLSPRGEEQAAALGRWFAAMPPSERPTVVLVSPYVRARRTAELVRASGGTEDPEEELIVDERLREREFGILDRLTPIGVQQRFPEQAEHRRLLGKFYHRPPGGESWADVILRLRSAVDTVSLHHADRRVLIVCHQVVVLCLRYILEELDEAAVLAIDKQSAVLNCGICEYEFEPDDERECVPSLVRYNFAAPLEQEQAPVTAEPDEIVGTR
- a CDS encoding serine protease codes for the protein MRADHWKSGIVRILAPDGGTAGTGFMISPGGLVVTCAHVVADADPGGTVQLFFHGNPERVTARLVAGCQSAVDDADVAVLRLEGAAPAGAVPLPLGSSERCDGRTFQTYGFPRFSPADGLPGAGEVIGDRPWGARRALSVRSQEITRGFSGAPAWDPQRRWVIGMVNGLIVPDEYARNSQTALLTPSEVLCDVCGELELTRLSDVVLRDWRRWTRSERARVFAPQVDDYPDLVEPPLCAAFSGFVQEQGWHARMEERLRDLHRRAERFPELEPLARDLQSVDCAAVYENVAADVQALLARTPGDAVHALISRLERQAEAPGAEQGRARLDLPHAQAVAARLGSLRRMFDSRDGLRFERCFLVLGSTGAGKTHFISSLLGRNTASGDTRGHPVLLLPLTGFYRTEPLAELILEGAGAASGLRWDELAALDRFLADEADGARLVVILDDLQKWLAARPAFLDELVDTVSSHTHLHSLYWLATLEHTTYPAVAGHGAFWTRYGPRSDTGWVMLDEVNLREHVGIEMLRRVWDSGPDEIAWLGENEAAARYLSIPFVARVAIDLKLKPEELVTLNFVDFVEAFWRTRRQAFDYDALAASGTDRDRAALVVNNAIVSVVQHLADTGDFSPESARLAARVASDEPGLSLDDARAALQVLARANLLRPERHGGTATGGLERIVERMLVHFEMFWEYHVALRLLEAAGQAGEAEAARARLETWFTAVGSRDVEDGVFQFLLLLTDSVPDGNASAEGVRWLMQSALETDRPPGSAVWFAGPRASEALQRDLVGRVPGYALGADLRRTLFALVYFVAEVRPGLLDLRSRLTFLQPYYEAMRDGSLAQYFLFVVRRLFRAAGDHRVIVAALPALSGCEVLGIAPALAELAADALLDTADVGVRDPDEEDTAAEWEAERARALVLLGDLMGYLEACSPGVDAEYARFAPRPGEQRTLFRESLLFYLLRGLVEVYGTDMYALLDEIGWYRPDRGRIHRRIALEMQREANITLGNEYMDMGPDERQRFEALVARLVDGGGRSQREIAFYLIRHTRVTGGRVAVRVAPVFRPLLAAISDDPRLPRLAQRFAEMFKANQP
- a CDS encoding alkaline phosphatase PhoX, translating into MGGRFNRGAAGAALLAGLAACSGDGTGGGGETGFTTAQPALATALGGATVQPILSVGDSLPSGFVYPPSPDGLGGYLEGGRLVLFNAHELSAGGVPTTDGGVRFAGARVSRLVLDPGTRSVLSAGTVVDGPAGYRNFCSATFAGAEVGLPGGWFLVGEEATGAGKDGMQIAVGKGGQVVEMPWIGRFAHENLVAIPGFPGRVVLAGLDDTRGVSELYLYVAASEADVLAGRGTLYVFTSSAAANVGQLAAGQTIDGRFAAIANAASLTSAQLQAAVDALGAFRFVGTEDGDYDRRTGISTPALYFADTGSGTIPSAAAPWDPFGSIYRLELAAADPTQARLTLLARSPGPAAGWASPDNVGTSRRSLMVQEDPSNAAFARAPRVWRFPLNADGSLGAPQAVAELANPDCTYNSGCWESSGIVDASAWLGDGAWLFDVQAHTKPVPAIGLTRENGQLLYLRVPGS
- a CDS encoding NAD(P)H-hydrate dehydratase translates to MSEAETLDAEALRAFPLPRVADDSSKEDRGRLLVIAGSRELAGAALLAGTAALRAGAGKLQVGTAQSIAAPLAVAMPEARVIGHAETDEGCIAEDGIPPLIRWARQAQAVA